From a region of the Haloferax volcanii DS2 genome:
- a CDS encoding DUF6757 family protein, with protein MQCHYCDREAAYAAEKDHIKVGLCERHFRKRVEELAESEELAALKEKLDINRTK; from the coding sequence ATGCAGTGTCACTACTGCGACCGTGAGGCCGCATACGCCGCGGAGAAAGACCACATTAAGGTCGGCCTCTGCGAGCGACACTTCCGCAAGCGGGTCGAGGAACTCGCCGAATCCGAGGAACTCGCCGCCCTGAAGGAAAAACTCGATATTAACCGAACAAAGTGA
- a CDS encoding PHP domain-containing protein codes for MDESPPVADLHLHTTASDGRLTIDALPDAARAGGVDVVAVTDHDRYHPELDAPVVERDGVTVVRGIELRVDAGDRRVDLLGYGLRERPALVETVERLQRNRVERAREIVAAIEEETGVRLEIDIHDGVGRPHVARAIDASEAPYDYQGAFDELIGADGPCYVARELPTFDDGVAALRDACDVVGLAHPFRYRDPAGALELCADLDAVERYYPYGFDVEADLVEEAVERYGLLATGGSDAHDETLGRAGPPETDFARFAAAVDGL; via the coding sequence ATGGACGAAAGCCCGCCGGTCGCGGACCTCCATCTCCACACGACCGCCTCGGACGGCCGGCTCACTATCGACGCGCTCCCGGACGCGGCCCGCGCGGGCGGGGTGGACGTGGTGGCCGTGACGGACCACGACCGCTATCACCCGGAGCTCGACGCGCCGGTGGTCGAACGCGACGGCGTGACAGTCGTCCGCGGCATCGAACTGCGCGTCGACGCCGGCGACCGCCGGGTCGACCTCCTCGGGTACGGTCTCAGGGAGCGGCCCGCTCTCGTCGAGACGGTCGAACGACTCCAGCGGAACCGCGTCGAACGAGCGCGCGAAATCGTCGCGGCGATCGAGGAAGAAACCGGAGTTCGCCTCGAGATCGACATCCACGACGGCGTCGGCCGGCCGCACGTCGCCCGCGCAATCGACGCCAGCGAGGCACCCTACGACTACCAGGGCGCGTTCGACGAACTCATCGGCGCGGACGGTCCCTGCTACGTCGCGCGCGAACTCCCGACGTTCGACGACGGCGTGGCGGCCCTGCGAGACGCCTGCGACGTGGTCGGCCTCGCACACCCGTTTCGCTACCGCGACCCCGCCGGCGCGCTCGAACTCTGTGCCGACCTCGACGCCGTCGAACGCTACTATCCCTACGGCTTCGATGTCGAGGCGGACCTCGTCGAGGAGGCCGTCGAGCGCTACGGCCTGCTCGCCACGGGCGGGAGCGACGCCCACGACGAGACGCTCGGCCGCGCCGGGCCGCCGGAGACCGACTTCGCCCGGTTCGCCGCGGCGGTAGACGGTCTCTAA
- a CDS encoding DUF5789 family protein: MRLNGLGDAIDRHEYPISSTDFAQRHGDEVIELQNGQETVAQILARLGDETYTCPQDVRDALLTGVGHEAIGRRYYSDRDPSPLGENGPEMVSF; the protein is encoded by the coding sequence ATGCGCCTGAACGGACTCGGCGACGCGATTGATCGCCACGAATACCCGATTAGCTCGACCGACTTCGCCCAACGTCACGGCGACGAAGTAATCGAGCTCCAGAACGGTCAGGAGACCGTCGCACAAATCCTGGCCCGTCTCGGCGACGAGACGTACACGTGCCCGCAGGACGTGCGGGACGCCCTCTTGACCGGTGTCGGACACGAGGCAATCGGTCGCCGCTACTACAGTGACCGCGACCCGTCCCCGCTCGGTGAGAACGGACCAGAGATGGTCTCGTTCTGA
- a CDS encoding DUF5784 family protein, whose translation MARPLRFRYAPGRWDESRIGRDIFQPLDANLGAEMGAPWYAPPDGYEARRFDMDNGDTALFAWTDDHAYWIGNTETPSSLWRTDKEGFDEAPFEVSRWAQRELIAELFDQSPWLKPYSHLSWFFLPVFLSKDGRETTREFFHDHAAGFPDATRKEALEFYESFFATGVLDEYREVMAGKLGTSEYFDPIRMAAAMGEFDVAYLLDDAGYDITPEIAVATGHSIDFRAENTRAGGALIEVTRPLPPNRRSVSNPVAAIRDTAQTKTNGEGQLAEHGGGVTLFVDCSSFPDDDWAAIMGEKPDVRHRPAVVFRLRPSGAVEGYSKGSVPVDLPWLTE comes from the coding sequence GTGGCACGCCCGCTTCGCTTTCGTTACGCCCCCGGTCGCTGGGACGAGTCGCGCATCGGCCGCGATATCTTCCAGCCGCTCGACGCCAACCTCGGTGCCGAGATGGGTGCGCCGTGGTACGCACCGCCCGACGGCTACGAGGCCCGACGGTTCGATATGGACAACGGCGACACCGCGCTGTTCGCGTGGACCGACGACCACGCCTACTGGATCGGCAACACCGAGACGCCGAGTTCGCTGTGGCGGACCGACAAGGAGGGCTTCGACGAGGCCCCCTTCGAGGTCTCCCGGTGGGCCCAGCGCGAGCTCATCGCCGAGCTGTTCGACCAGTCGCCGTGGCTGAAGCCCTATTCGCACCTCTCGTGGTTCTTCCTCCCGGTGTTCCTCTCGAAGGACGGCCGCGAGACGACCCGCGAGTTCTTCCACGACCACGCCGCGGGCTTCCCGGACGCGACCCGCAAGGAAGCCCTAGAGTTCTACGAGTCGTTTTTCGCCACGGGCGTCCTCGACGAGTACCGCGAGGTCATGGCCGGAAAGCTCGGCACCTCGGAGTACTTCGACCCGATACGGATGGCCGCGGCGATGGGCGAGTTCGACGTGGCGTACCTCCTCGACGACGCGGGCTACGACATCACGCCCGAAATCGCCGTGGCGACCGGCCACTCCATCGACTTCCGCGCCGAGAACACCCGCGCGGGCGGCGCGCTCATCGAGGTGACGCGCCCGCTGCCGCCGAACCGACGCTCCGTGAGCAACCCCGTCGCCGCCATCCGCGACACGGCTCAGACCAAGACCAACGGTGAAGGCCAACTCGCGGAACACGGCGGCGGCGTGACGCTGTTCGTCGACTGTTCGTCGTTCCCCGACGACGACTGGGCCGCCATCATGGGCGAGAAGCCCGACGTTCGGCACCGACCGGCCGTCGTCTTCCGCCTCCGGCCGTCGGGAGCGGTCGAAGGCTACTCCAAGGGGTCGGTCCCGGTGGACCTGCCGTGGCTCACCGAGTGA
- a CDS encoding DUF5786 family protein: MSMGAYDEAEHERRERMTSQVEPGTDDDRKTYHGSVEYDSGDSTDALLEQFKRMKSDD; encoded by the coding sequence ATGTCAATGGGGGCATACGACGAAGCCGAACACGAACGCCGCGAGCGGATGACGAGCCAGGTCGAACCCGGTACCGACGACGACCGGAAGACGTACCACGGCAGCGTCGAGTACGACTCCGGCGACTCGACCGACGCGCTGCTCGAACAGTTCAAGCGGATGAAGTCCGACGACTGA
- a CDS encoding DUF7530 family protein: MNDAPEYGETWVYESIVGALPGVRIGEAGAIALQIAVFEVAVLVFAWVYDLWAAAVAGTAAIVVAAAGSVVMLRMGEWTRAARVPAPYRRLLFGSSIEVVLGVLAFVALVTHLFVFDPRQPGTPLMTTLFGPEPPVVVVYLTLLVLWDLCYRIGTSWWAAVVGLWGAIRYRFDGPTAETVRRVNLLNVGFAVAQVLLLPFVADQPVLLLAVGGHVVAVTVVSVTAAALTRT, encoded by the coding sequence ATGAACGACGCCCCGGAGTACGGCGAGACGTGGGTGTACGAGAGCATCGTCGGCGCGCTCCCGGGCGTGAGAATCGGCGAGGCGGGCGCTATCGCCCTCCAAATCGCCGTGTTCGAGGTCGCGGTGCTCGTCTTCGCGTGGGTGTACGACCTGTGGGCCGCGGCGGTCGCGGGCACCGCGGCCATCGTCGTCGCGGCCGCGGGGAGTGTCGTGATGCTCCGCATGGGCGAGTGGACCCGCGCCGCGAGAGTGCCCGCTCCCTATCGACGCCTGCTGTTCGGGTCGAGCATCGAAGTCGTGCTGGGTGTGCTCGCGTTCGTCGCGCTCGTGACGCATCTGTTCGTCTTCGACCCGCGACAGCCGGGGACGCCGCTCATGACGACGCTGTTCGGCCCCGAGCCGCCGGTCGTGGTCGTCTACCTGACGCTGCTCGTCCTCTGGGACCTCTGTTACCGAATCGGCACGTCGTGGTGGGCGGCCGTCGTCGGCCTCTGGGGGGCCATTCGCTACCGATTCGACGGTCCGACCGCCGAGACGGTCAGGCGAGTGAACCTTCTGAACGTCGGCTTCGCGGTCGCGCAGGTGCTGTTGCTCCCGTTCGTCGCGGACCAGCCGGTGCTGTTGCTCGCAGTCGGCGGGCACGTCGTCGCCGTGACCGTCGTCTCGGTGACGGCGGCGGCGCTGACGAGGACGTGA
- a CDS encoding NAD(P)H-binding protein, with the protein MKVLVTGATGFVGRHLVPLLLDADHDVVVFVRDAARYDGPPGVEVVEGDIFEPATLDPAMAGVDAAYYLIHSMHAGGDFEARDRLAARNFVDAAGSAGVERLVYLGGLGEDRDQLSAHLRSRREVEHILASGAPALTTLRAAIIVGAGSASFEMVRQLATRLPVMVTPQWVETRCQPVAIADVVAYLAGVLDHPETAGETYEIGGPDVLTYREMLQRVGAQLGHAPRIVPVPVLTPRLSSYWIGLVTDVDTGVARPLIEGLKNPVVVGDDRIRDIVAVDETPFDAAVERALREEREQREKTVEPASTTPT; encoded by the coding sequence ATGAAAGTTCTCGTGACCGGTGCGACCGGGTTCGTCGGCCGGCACCTCGTACCCCTCCTCCTCGACGCCGACCACGACGTGGTCGTCTTCGTCCGCGACGCGGCGCGCTACGACGGTCCGCCCGGCGTGGAGGTGGTCGAGGGCGACATCTTCGAACCGGCGACGCTCGACCCCGCGATGGCGGGGGTGGACGCGGCGTACTACCTCATCCACTCGATGCACGCCGGCGGCGACTTCGAGGCGCGCGACCGGCTCGCCGCCCGCAACTTCGTGGACGCCGCCGGGTCCGCCGGCGTCGAACGACTCGTCTACCTCGGCGGCCTCGGCGAGGACCGCGACCAACTCTCGGCGCATCTGCGGTCGCGCCGCGAGGTCGAACACATTCTCGCGTCGGGCGCGCCCGCACTCACGACGCTCCGGGCGGCCATCATCGTCGGCGCGGGGAGCGCGAGCTTCGAGATGGTCCGCCAGCTCGCCACGCGCCTGCCGGTCATGGTGACGCCGCAGTGGGTCGAGACGCGGTGTCAGCCCGTCGCCATCGCGGACGTGGTCGCCTACCTCGCGGGCGTCCTCGACCACCCCGAGACGGCGGGCGAGACCTACGAAATCGGCGGCCCCGACGTGCTCACCTACCGGGAGATGCTCCAGCGCGTCGGCGCGCAGTTGGGCCACGCGCCGCGAATCGTCCCCGTGCCCGTGTTGACGCCGCGGCTCTCGTCGTACTGGATCGGCCTCGTGACCGACGTGGACACGGGCGTCGCCCGCCCGCTCATCGAGGGGCTGAAAAACCCCGTCGTCGTGGGCGACGACCGCATCCGCGACATCGTCGCGGTGGACGAGACGCCGTTCGACGCCGCGGTCGAGCGGGCACTCCGCGAGGAGCGCGAGCAGCGGGAGAAAACCGTCGAACCGGCGTCGACGACTCCGACGTGA
- a CDS encoding YkgJ family cysteine cluster protein, translating into MRVDCEGCAGCCIDWRPVAPAALDHERRGPRAPLDDTYNLVPLTRDEVRDFVEAGFGNALSPRLWEAPPGEGVEIDGVEIAAVDGKPAFFVGMRKPPKPVAPFGLERTWLRACAFLDPETLQCRIHDTEFYPGECAEYPGHNLVLEQETECERVERHHGGERLLDDAAPDDLHGLLLGPHALGAKLFVHPEPERLAGTIDHLKRRELTPEDRAEFVGVAVGSHPGSTEVDGDRASRARAKTLESESWAGEAVAAWDAVAGRLGSAAGDAPDPDEVEVARGAPETPGWDAVRDDG; encoded by the coding sequence ATGCGCGTCGACTGCGAAGGCTGTGCCGGCTGCTGTATCGACTGGCGACCGGTCGCGCCGGCCGCGCTCGACCACGAGCGTCGCGGGCCGCGCGCGCCGCTCGACGACACCTACAACCTCGTCCCGCTGACCCGCGACGAGGTTCGCGACTTCGTCGAGGCCGGGTTCGGCAATGCTCTCTCCCCGCGGCTGTGGGAAGCGCCGCCGGGCGAGGGCGTCGAAATCGACGGCGTCGAAATCGCGGCCGTCGACGGGAAGCCGGCCTTTTTCGTCGGCATGCGCAAGCCGCCGAAGCCCGTCGCGCCGTTCGGACTGGAACGGACGTGGCTCCGCGCCTGCGCGTTTCTCGACCCCGAAACCCTCCAGTGCCGCATCCACGACACCGAGTTCTATCCCGGCGAGTGCGCCGAGTACCCCGGGCACAACCTCGTCCTCGAACAGGAGACCGAGTGCGAGCGCGTCGAGCGACACCACGGCGGCGAGCGCCTGCTCGACGACGCGGCCCCGGACGACCTTCACGGCCTGCTCCTCGGCCCCCACGCCCTCGGCGCGAAACTGTTCGTCCACCCGGAGCCCGAGCGGTTGGCGGGGACTATCGACCACCTCAAACGCCGCGAACTGACGCCCGAAGACCGCGCGGAGTTCGTCGGCGTCGCGGTCGGGTCGCACCCCGGTTCGACCGAGGTCGACGGCGACCGCGCCTCGCGGGCGCGTGCGAAGACGCTCGAAAGCGAGTCGTGGGCGGGCGAAGCGGTCGCCGCGTGGGACGCGGTCGCCGGTCGCCTCGGGAGCGCGGCCGGCGACGCGCCCGACCCCGACGAGGTCGAAGTCGCTCGCGGCGCGCCCGAAACGCCCGGCTGGGACGCGGTTCGCGACGACGGCTGA
- a CDS encoding DUF7561 family protein, with translation MTSEPCDACGKGVRIAGGIGDLWNFPTSSSGGMTLELVDGSEHFLCFDCMERLPGDREPTAEDVAAL, from the coding sequence ATGACCTCCGAACCGTGCGACGCCTGCGGGAAGGGCGTCCGCATCGCCGGCGGCATCGGCGACCTCTGGAACTTCCCCACCTCCTCGTCCGGCGGGATGACGCTGGAACTCGTCGACGGCTCCGAACACTTCCTCTGTTTCGACTGCATGGAGCGACTCCCGGGCGACCGCGAACCGACGGCCGAGGACGTGGCGGCGCTTTAG
- a CDS encoding helicase C-terminal domain-containing protein: MDPSRIIDSFPAPSFRGAQERALRDIRDAFADGNDVVLVRAPTGSGKSLLARAIAGSAATVDETSPAQATDAYYTTPQVSQLDDVAEDDLLSDLKIIRGKSNYNCIIRGEEDTPVDRAPCARKRGFDCSVRHRCPYFSDRAIASNRQIAAMTLAYFMQTAGSDVFRKRDVVVVDEAHGLAEWAEMYATIDLKPRTVPVWDDIGVPDVAAAGDPVERASRFAETLVGVCKREKDELLTKSELMPEEAARRDRLQELIGELNWFVEDYRDPQSPTTWVVDQHDGEGSPIAIKPLDPAKYLKHTVWDRGNKFALLSATILNKAAFCRSVGLDPSKVALVDVEHTFPVENRPLYDVTQGKMTYEHRDETLPKIARLVVRLMAKHPDEKGLIHCHSYAIQAELRRRLAEMGLGNRVRGHDRDDRNAELETWKATDRPEVFLSVKMEEALDLNGDLCRWQVLCKAPYLNTNDSRVARRLEDGQWAWYRRAALRTVIQACGRVVRAPDDYGDTYVADSSLLQLFDKTRTDMPDWFAAQVDRMTKPDLPEFDPVVAGGRGSNAGNATGGTANLGGSTGRSRGASGSGSDSRRDSTRGSRSAGSRAGGSGGTSSGGSDGRETGGSDGSADDSGRSSHPLSDVWGE; the protein is encoded by the coding sequence GTGGACCCGTCGCGCATCATCGACTCGTTTCCGGCCCCCAGTTTCCGCGGCGCGCAAGAGCGGGCCCTGCGCGACATTCGCGACGCCTTCGCCGACGGCAACGACGTGGTCTTGGTCCGCGCGCCGACCGGGAGCGGCAAGTCGCTTCTCGCCCGCGCCATCGCGGGGTCGGCGGCGACCGTGGACGAGACTTCGCCCGCGCAGGCGACCGACGCCTACTACACGACTCCGCAGGTGTCGCAACTGGACGACGTGGCCGAAGACGACCTGCTTTCGGACCTCAAAATAATCCGCGGCAAGTCCAACTACAACTGCATCATCCGCGGCGAGGAAGACACGCCGGTCGACCGCGCCCCCTGCGCCCGCAAGCGCGGCTTCGACTGCTCGGTTCGGCACCGCTGTCCGTACTTCTCCGACCGCGCCATCGCCTCGAACCGCCAAATCGCGGCGATGACGCTCGCGTACTTCATGCAGACCGCCGGCTCCGACGTGTTCCGAAAGCGCGACGTGGTCGTCGTCGACGAGGCCCACGGACTGGCCGAGTGGGCCGAGATGTACGCGACTATCGACCTGAAACCCCGGACCGTCCCGGTGTGGGACGACATCGGCGTCCCCGACGTGGCGGCCGCGGGCGACCCCGTCGAGCGCGCCTCGCGCTTCGCGGAGACGCTCGTCGGCGTCTGCAAGCGTGAGAAAGACGAGCTGCTGACGAAGTCCGAACTGATGCCCGAGGAGGCCGCCCGCCGCGACCGCTTACAGGAGCTCATCGGCGAGCTGAACTGGTTCGTGGAGGACTACCGCGACCCCCAGAGCCCGACGACGTGGGTCGTCGACCAGCACGACGGCGAGGGGTCGCCCATCGCCATCAAGCCGCTCGACCCCGCGAAGTACCTCAAACACACCGTCTGGGACCGCGGAAACAAGTTCGCGCTCCTGTCTGCGACCATCCTCAACAAGGCGGCGTTCTGCCGCTCGGTCGGCCTCGACCCCTCGAAGGTCGCGCTCGTGGACGTCGAACACACCTTCCCCGTCGAGAACCGGCCGCTGTACGACGTGACGCAGGGGAAGATGACCTACGAGCACCGCGACGAGACGCTGCCCAAAATCGCCCGCCTCGTCGTTCGCCTGATGGCGAAACATCCCGACGAGAAGGGGTTGATTCACTGCCACTCGTATGCGATTCAGGCGGAGCTTCGCCGCCGACTCGCCGAGATGGGCCTCGGCAACCGCGTCCGCGGCCACGACCGCGACGACCGAAACGCGGAACTGGAGACGTGGAAGGCGACCGACCGCCCGGAGGTGTTCCTCTCGGTGAAGATGGAGGAGGCGCTGGACCTGAACGGCGACCTCTGTCGCTGGCAGGTGCTCTGCAAAGCGCCGTATCTCAACACGAACGACTCCAGAGTCGCCCGCCGCCTCGAAGACGGCCAGTGGGCGTGGTACCGCCGCGCCGCCCTCCGAACCGTGATTCAGGCCTGCGGCCGGGTCGTGCGCGCGCCCGACGACTACGGCGACACCTACGTCGCCGACAGCAGTCTGCTGCAACTGTTCGACAAGACGCGGACCGACATGCCCGACTGGTTCGCGGCGCAGGTCGACCGGATGACGAAACCCGACCTCCCCGAGTTCGACCCCGTCGTGGCGGGCGGCCGCGGGAGCAACGCGGGCAACGCAACCGGCGGGACCGCGAATCTCGGCGGTTCGACGGGTCGGTCGCGAGGAGCGTCGGGTTCCGGCTCCGACTCGCGGCGCGACTCGACTCGCGGTTCGAGGTCCGCTGGGAGTCGCGCGGGCGGCTCCGGCGGTACGTCGTCCGGCGGTTCCGACGGCCGCGAGACCGGTGGCTCGGACGGGAGCGCTGACGACAGCGGCCGGAGCAGTCACCCGCTTTCCGACGTGTGGGGTGAGTGA
- a CDS encoding DUF7317 family protein, which produces MHTNALATAMTLYRSGALTLSQAAARSGYSEDDLLLALQRHGVPVHEDDAPAASLSADRPASAD; this is translated from the coding sequence ATGCACACCAACGCACTCGCCACGGCGATGACACTGTATCGTAGTGGGGCACTCACACTCTCGCAGGCGGCCGCTCGCTCCGGCTACTCCGAAGACGACCTGCTCCTCGCCCTCCAGCGCCACGGTGTGCCCGTGCACGAAGACGACGCTCCGGCCGCATCCCTCTCGGCTGACCGGCCGGCCAGCGCCGACTGA
- a CDS encoding 60S ribosomal export protein NMD3: MSESRDFCPRCGDPVPERPEPLPGMPRERDDVLCDSCYFEDFDLVDAPDEVQVRVCAQCGAIHRGNRWVDVGARDYTDIAIEEVSNSLGVHLNAEEVRWGVEPEQVDENNIRMHCHFSGVVRGTPLEESIVVPVSIARETCQRCGRIAGGYFASLVQVRADDRTPTTEEAETAIEIAESYIAEREDKGDRNAFITEVNRTPDGPNIKISTNQMGSGVAKQIRERFGGTIEEHPTLVTEDGDGNEVYRVTFVARLPRYTAGDVIDPEDGDGPVLVRSNRGRLKGTRLTSGDLYESEFEEGERPEAEDLGSIEDAAETTVVTVEDEHAVQVLDPETYEAKTIPRPDYFDPDASMVPVLKSPSGLHIFPEEVVDDDEE; this comes from the coding sequence ATGAGCGAATCCCGCGACTTCTGCCCTCGGTGCGGCGACCCGGTTCCGGAGCGACCGGAACCGCTCCCCGGGATGCCGCGCGAGCGCGACGACGTGCTCTGCGACTCGTGTTACTTCGAGGACTTCGACCTCGTGGACGCGCCCGACGAGGTGCAGGTCCGCGTCTGCGCGCAGTGCGGTGCGATTCACCGGGGCAACCGGTGGGTGGACGTCGGCGCGCGCGACTACACCGACATCGCCATCGAGGAGGTATCGAACTCCCTGGGCGTCCACCTCAACGCCGAGGAGGTCCGCTGGGGCGTCGAACCCGAGCAGGTCGACGAGAACAACATCCGGATGCACTGCCACTTCTCGGGCGTCGTCCGCGGCACGCCGCTGGAGGAGTCCATCGTCGTCCCGGTGAGCATCGCCCGCGAGACGTGCCAGCGCTGCGGCCGCATCGCCGGCGGCTACTTCGCCAGCCTCGTGCAGGTCCGCGCCGACGACCGGACGCCGACGACCGAGGAGGCCGAGACGGCCATCGAAATCGCCGAGTCCTACATCGCGGAACGCGAGGACAAAGGCGACCGCAACGCCTTCATCACGGAGGTGAACCGGACGCCCGACGGCCCGAACATCAAGATATCGACCAACCAGATGGGAAGCGGCGTCGCGAAGCAGATTCGCGAGCGCTTCGGCGGCACCATCGAGGAGCACCCGACGCTCGTCACGGAGGACGGCGACGGCAACGAGGTCTACCGCGTCACGTTCGTCGCCCGCCTGCCGCGGTACACCGCCGGCGACGTCATCGACCCCGAGGACGGCGACGGGCCGGTCCTCGTGCGGAGCAACCGCGGCCGACTCAAAGGAACGCGGCTCACTTCCGGCGACCTCTACGAATCGGAGTTCGAGGAGGGCGAACGACCCGAGGCCGAAGACCTCGGCTCCATCGAGGACGCGGCGGAGACCACCGTCGTCACCGTCGAGGACGAACACGCCGTACAGGTGCTCGACCCCGAGACGTACGAGGCGAAGACCATCCCGCGGCCGGACTACTTCGACCCCGACGCGTCGATGGTGCCGGTCCTCAAGAGTCCGTCGGGGCTGCACATCTTCCCCGAGGAAGTCGTCGACGACGACGAGGAGTAA
- a CDS encoding phosphoribosyltransferase: MFADREDAGRRLADLLDERDETADLVLAIPRGGLPVGREVADRLRAPLDVVVASKVGAPDNPELAVGAVAGDGSAWWNEDLLSYLDVGEDYLDREREREAAAARDKVSLYRGGDPLPDVAEKRVVVVDDGVATGATARACLRQVVAGGAERVVLAVPVGPPNTLSELEAECDAVVAVESPEAFGAVGAFYRDFAQVSDEEAATYLRDGAGEH, from the coding sequence ATGTTCGCCGATAGGGAAGACGCGGGCCGCCGGCTGGCGGACCTGCTCGACGAGCGAGATGAGACGGCCGACCTCGTGTTGGCCATCCCGCGGGGCGGCCTCCCCGTCGGCAGGGAGGTCGCAGACCGCCTCAGAGCGCCGCTCGACGTGGTGGTCGCCTCCAAGGTCGGCGCGCCGGACAACCCCGAACTCGCCGTGGGGGCGGTCGCCGGCGACGGGAGCGCGTGGTGGAACGAGGACCTGCTTTCGTACCTCGACGTGGGCGAGGACTACCTCGACCGCGAGCGCGAGCGCGAGGCCGCGGCGGCCAGAGACAAGGTGTCGCTGTACCGCGGCGGCGACCCGCTTCCCGACGTGGCCGAAAAGCGCGTGGTCGTCGTCGACGACGGCGTCGCCACGGGCGCGACCGCCCGGGCGTGCCTGCGGCAGGTCGTCGCCGGCGGCGCGGAGCGCGTCGTTCTCGCGGTCCCGGTCGGCCCGCCGAACACCCTCTCAGAACTCGAAGCCGAGTGCGACGCGGTCGTCGCGGTCGAGTCGCCGGAGGCGTTCGGGGCCGTCGGCGCGTTCTACCGCGACTTCGCGCAGGTCTCCGACGAGGAGGCCGCGACGTACCTCCGCGACGGGGCGGGCGAGCACTGA
- the htpX gene encoding zinc metalloprotease HtpX, whose protein sequence is MNWKPDWGLRGRMALTMFLLFALYIVFAGLLAWYFDGLFIMAGFMGVFLFAQFFFSDKIALYSMGASVVDEDDGPQARKLHAMVGRLSQQADLPKPKVAIADTRVPNAFATGRSQKSSAVCVTTGLMETLDDDELEGVIAHELAHVKNRDVMVMTIASFLSSIAFLIVRWGWLFGGDDNRQNAPVIVAIIASLVVWIISYLLIRALSRYREYAADRGAAVITGRPSALASALLKISGRMDNVPKRDMRDTSEMNAFFIIPIKSDFIGRLFSTHPSTENRVERLRDMEREMETA, encoded by the coding sequence ATGAACTGGAAACCGGACTGGGGACTTCGCGGGCGGATGGCGCTCACGATGTTCCTCCTGTTCGCCCTCTACATCGTCTTTGCAGGCCTGTTGGCATGGTACTTCGACGGCCTGTTCATCATGGCCGGGTTCATGGGCGTCTTCCTCTTCGCGCAGTTCTTCTTCAGCGACAAAATCGCGCTGTACAGCATGGGCGCGAGCGTCGTCGACGAGGACGACGGCCCGCAGGCGCGGAAGCTCCACGCGATGGTCGGCCGGCTCTCTCAGCAGGCGGACCTCCCGAAACCGAAGGTCGCCATCGCCGACACGCGCGTCCCGAACGCCTTCGCCACGGGGCGCTCCCAGAAGAGTTCGGCCGTCTGCGTCACGACCGGCCTGATGGAGACCCTCGACGACGACGAACTGGAGGGCGTCATCGCCCACGAGCTCGCGCACGTGAAGAACCGCGACGTGATGGTCATGACCATCGCGTCGTTCCTCTCCAGTATCGCCTTCCTCATCGTCCGCTGGGGCTGGCTCTTCGGCGGCGACGACAACCGCCAGAACGCGCCGGTCATCGTCGCCATCATCGCGTCGCTCGTCGTCTGGATTATCTCGTACCTCCTGATTCGGGCGCTCTCGCGCTACCGCGAGTACGCCGCCGACCGCGGGGCCGCCGTCATCACCGGCCGCCCCTCGGCGCTGGCGTCCGCGCTCCTCAAGATTTCGGGCCGGATGGACAACGTCCCGAAGCGCGACATGCGCGACACCTCGGAGATGAACGCGTTCTTCATCATCCCCATCAAGTCCGACTTCATCGGTCGCCTGTTCAGTACCCACCCCTCCACCGAGAACCGCGTCGAGCGCCTCCGCGACATGGAGCGCGAGATGGAGACCGCCTGA